The region GGTGATGGCGACATGAAAACCGTAATCCGCCGCTGCCGATTCGGCCCAGCCACGCCAATCGCGATAGGCTTCCATCAGTGGCTGTTGCGGGTTTGGGATCACGAAATCAATAATCGAGGTCGTGCCACCAGCCAGCGCCGCCGCGGTGCCACTGTAGAAATCATCGACCGTGGTGGTGCCCATAAACGGAAAATTCATGTGGGTGTGCGGGTCGATGCCGCCGGGCATCACATATTGCCCACCGGCATCGATGACGGTACAACCACGCGGCGCATGCTCGCGCACCTGCTCCCCGACGCCGACGATCAGACCATCGACACACAGCACATCGGCGCGGAACTCGCGATCCGCATTGACGACGGTGCCACCTTGAATCAATACACTTTTGCTCATACTAGATCCCTCTTGCTCGCGAAGCTGGTTCTATACCCTTCGTACTTGACGTTGTCTGGCCGCACGCCAATTACGTTGGGTATAACTAGGCATAGTGTGTGCCGGTTTTCGCGCCAGCTCGGTTATTGTGTTCGGTCGTTTAGGCGACGGCGGTAGTTTTGATGGCCATCGGGTTATTGGGGTGCGTTGTCCAGTTGGCATATTCCGCACTGACCGGTGTATTGGTGCGCAGATCGATCTCTCCCGGCTGCAGTTTGCGCATGCTGATGCAGTTTTCTACGGGGCAAATGGAGACGCACAGGTTGCAGCCAACACAGTCTTTTTCCTTCACTTCGAAATGGCGTTCGCCATCTTTCGTGCTGGTGATAGCCTGATGCGAGGTGTCTTCGCAGGCGATGTGGCACTTGCCGCATTTGATGCAACTGTCTTGGTCAATCACCGCTTTTTCGACGTGATTGAGGTTGAGATAACGCCAGTCGGTCACGGTTGGCACGGCTTTACCACGGAAATCATCTAACGTGTTGTACCCGTGTTGATCCATGTAGTTGTTGAGGCCACTGATCATGTCCTGCACGATGCTGAAACCATGCACCATCACGGCGGTGCAGACCTGCACGGTGCCACAACCCAGCGCGATAAACTCTGCCGCATCGCGCCACGTCGAAACGCCACCAATGCCGGACATCGGCAAACCGAGTGTTTCGCTGTCGCGGGCAATCTCCGCCACCATGTTGAGCGCAATCGGTTTGACTGCAGGACCACAATAACCACCATGCGAGCCTTTGCCGCCGGTGTTGGGGCTCATCAGCATGTTGTCGAGATCAACGCCGATAATGGAGTTAATGGTGTTGATTAACGACACGGCATCCGCACCACCGCGTTTTGCGGCACGGGCCGGGAAACGAATATCGGCAATGTTCGGCGTCAGTTTGACGATGACCGGCAGGCTGCAATATTGTTTGCACCAGCGGGTCACCATCTCGATGTATTCCGGCACCTGACCGACGGCGGCACCCATGCCTCGCTCACTCATGCCATGCGGGCAGCCGAAATTCAGCTCAATACCATCGGCACCGGTTTGTTCAACCAGCGGCAGAATGAATTTCCACGACTCTTCATCACACGGCACCATGATGGAAACCACGACCGCGCGATCAGGCCAGTTGCGTTTCACACGGGCGATCTCTTCCAGATTCGTTTCAAGACTGCGATCGGTGATCAGCTCAATGTTGTTGAGGCCGATGATTTTACGATCTTGTGAACGCAAGGTGCCGTAGCGCGGGCCGCTGACGTTGACCACATGCGGGTCGATGCCCAGTGTTTTCCAAACCACGCCACCCCAGCCGGCTTCGAAGGCGCGCACCACGTTATACTCTTTGTCAGTCGGTGGTGCCGAAGCTAACCAAAATGGATTCGGGCTTTTGATGCCGAGAAAATTACTGCGAATATCAGCCATGACAAGACTCCTCTACAGGCAGCGCAACAGGGGATGCGCCTTCACTGGCGCGCAGGGTTTTATCAATAGAAAAGGCGGCCAATTTGCCTAAGCGCACGGCATCGACGGTCAGATCTAAACCGCCTTCGACACAGTCGCCACCCGCCCAGACACCGGGCAGTGAGGTGCGGCCATCGTCATCGACGGCGATGCGTCCACCGCGCAATTGCAGTGGTGCACCAGCAGCTTCTGGTTGGTAAGTCTGGCCGATGGCTTTTAAGATCATGTCGGCTGCGAGGGTAAAGGTTTCGCCCGTTTCGACGAGTTTGCCATCTTGTTCGTGCGTGACGGCGAAGGTCATTCCCAACAGATGGCCATGCTCGGTAACGATGGCTTTGGGGGCGGCCCAGTGGCGGATGGTGACACCATTGCTGCGTGCCCAGTCAATTTCCACCTGTGAGGCTTTCATCGCATTTTCACCACGGCGATAGACCATGGTGACTTCACGGGCGCCCAGTTTTTTCGCCTGCACGGCGGCATCCACCGCAGTCATACCGCCGCCAATCACAACAACCTGACGGCCAATGGCGACTTCGGCTTTGTCGTCGGCCTGACGCAGTTCCGCGATAAAATCAACTGCTTCACGAATGCCGGCAACGGCGGGTTCAGTAATGCCCAGCGCATTGACACCGGCCAGCCCCATGCCTAAGAACACCGCATCGTAATCGCGTTGTAACTCAGGAAGCGTGAAATCACGGCCCAGTGCTTGACCGGTTTTGACTTCAATACCGCCGATCGAGAGCAACCAGCGGATTTCGGTCTGGGCAAAATTGTTGGTGGTTTTATAGCTGGCGAGGCCATATTCGTTGAGGCCGCCCAGTTTATCTTTGGCTTCGAACAGCACAACATCATGCCCCAACCGTGACAAGCGGTGCGCTACGGTCAAACCCGCAGGGCCTGAACCGACCACCGCGACTTTTTTCCCGCTTAACGCAGCACGGCTGAACAGTGGTTTGCCCGGGTCAACAAAATAGGTGTCGGTGGCAAAGCGTTGCAGTAAACCAATTTCCACCGGTTTGCTTTGTTGTGCATTACGCACGCAGGCTTGTTCACACAGACTTTCGGTCGGGCAGACGCGGGCACACATGCCACCGAGTTCGTTGGCTTCCAGAATCACTTCTGCTGCACCACGCACGTTTTGTTGTGCAATACGGTGAATAAAGCTTGGCACATTGATGCCCGCCGGGCACGCCTTGGTGCAGGGAGCGTCGTAGCAGTAATAACAGCGGTCCGCTTCAATTAATGCTTGTGACAGATTGAGTGGTGCATGGCTGTCGCAGAAATTTCGAGCATATTCAGCGCTGCTGAGTCGGCCTGACAAGATACCGGGGGCATCAGATCCGACAGGATTCGGGTTCTTCATGGGGTCGCTCCTCCGTGAAACTCTGTAGTTATTAGAATCCTGACTAATTGGTTAGGATTTCACGTAAAGCATTGCGATTATTATGCCAAATTGACCAAATGGTCAGGAATGTCGATTAAATAGGCATTTAATGGAGGAAGTAGGCAATGAGATCGGATGCGAAGTGAGTAAAAGATGTTCGTTTTGGGGTGAATTGCACCGCAGTTGGGCTCGATTTGCTGTAAAAATGCGCAGAGGGCTGGTGTTATTCCAGCCCACAAGTACGGAAGACCACTGACAACACATGCTGGATCGCGCGTTCCTGCGCGTCGGCATGATCCGCCTCTTCCCCCAAAACGGCTCTGATCTGAATATCAAAGTCGGCATAGGTTTGGGTGATCGACCAGATAGAGAAAAACAGGTGTGTGCTGTCGACGGAGCGGATCTTGCCCTGTACTATCCAGCCTTCAATCACGGCTTTTTTGCTGGCAACCAGCTCTTTCAACTCGGTGTGCAGCAGTTCATGAATCACTTTGGCACCCTGCAGTAACTCATTGGCAAACAGCTTTGAGGCGTCGGGGCGTTCAAACGAGAGCTTCATCTTTTGGCGCACATAAGCTTCGAGGGCCTGTTTCGGGTCAGATTCTGGCGTGATCTCATCCATCGGCGTTAACCAGTCGTGCAAGATCTGATTTAACACATGCAGATAGAGGTTCTGTTTATTGCCAAAGTAGTAATGCAGATTGGCTTTCGGCAGGTCTGCTTCGTCAGCGATCTGTGCCATGGTGGTGCCTTTAAAACCACTGCGGGAAAAGGTGCGTTCGGCGGCAGCCAGAATCAGTGCTTCATTGTTGAGGCGGATACGGCCTTTGGCCTCGTCATCTTGCGCAGAGAGTTCATCCAGCAACGAATAAGGGCTGGATGTAAGAGTCGATTCGTTATCAGCAGACAGGTTATTGATTGTCATAAGGCACATCGGTAACGGAAAAAAGCGAAAATCGCACGGCTGAATGTGCGGGCACTTTATCACTATGGCATGACAAACGAGAACGATTTTGCAGCAAGAGGCGCGATCTCCCGACCTTTACAGGGCAAGGATCAGGAGATCGCAGGTGGAAACGTTACAATTTTGCGGCGGCGTCCCAAACCACGTGGGTCATGGCTTTATCACCCGGGTCTTTCTTGATCACCGGTGAGCTGCCACCGCTTAACAACACACTGATGGTGCGTTTATACGCGGCAGGGTCGAGATAGCCCATTTTTTTGCTGTTGGCGCTGGTGATCAACTTGGCGACATTTTCCATCTGGCGTTGTTGCACCTCAACGGTGGCGGCACCAGAGGCATCTTGTTCCACGACAATCTCAGCCGCTTCTTTCGGATGAGCAACCGCGTAATCCCAACCTTTCAGCGTTGCTTTGACAAACTTCGCCATCTTCGAGACAAAGGCTTTGTTTTTCAGGTCGGATTCCAGCACATACAGGCCGTCTTCCAGTGTCGAGGCTTTTTGGTCTTCATAGGCGAAAGTGATCAGCTCATCGGCTTTCATACCGGCATCAATCAACTGCCAATATTCGTTGTAATTCATGGTGGAAATACAGTCAGCCTGACCTTGCAGCAACGGGTCGACGTTAAAGCCCTGTTTCAGCACCTTGATATCAACATCCGGCTTGTAGCCGAGCTTGTTCATCCAGTTAAAGAACGGGTATTCATTACCACCAAACCAGACGCCTAAGGTTTTCCCTTTCAGATCGGCAGGGGTGCTGATGCCGCTGGCTTTTTTACAGGTCAGCATCATGCCGGAACGATCGTAGATCTGGCTGATATTCACCAGTGGCACACCGGCTTCACGCGCGGCAAGGGCATCGGGCATCCAGTTGACGATCACATCGGCCGATTTACCGGCAATCACCTGCACCGGTGAAATATCGGTGCCACCTGGTTTAATGGTGACATCCAGCCCGGCGTCTTTATAAAAGCCTTTTTCTTGCGCCACGTAATAACCGGCAAACTGGGCCTGTGGCACCCACTTCAGCTGTAGTGTTACCTTCTCGGCGGCGTGTGCGCCAGTGACGGTAAAGGCCATCGCCATGGTGGTTGCGGCGGCGAGAATATGTTTACGAAAAGCAGTTTTATTGGTCATCGGTTGATCCTCTGTTTTTGTTTCGAAACACATCAAGTCCCTATGAAACTCGCTGCGGTTGTAACACACGTTCACGACCCACTGCGCACTGAGGGGTGCCAGAACGTAACGCGACGTTCCAGCCCCGCCACAACGGCATACAGGCCAGAACCGACAACGGAAGCCACCACAATCGCAGCCCACACGATCGGCATGTGCATACGGGCCGCTTCCGCTGAAATACGAAACCCTAAACCGGCGGTTGGTGAGCCGAAAAACTCCGCCACAATCGCGCTGATCAGCGCTAACGTGGAGTTCACCTTCAGGGCGTTAAAGATAAATGGCATGGCCGCTGGCAGACGTAATGCCAGTAAGGTAAAGCGCGGGCTGGCGGCGTAGGAGTACATCAGCTCGCGTTCGAGTTTGCCGGTCGACTGCAAGCCGGCCAGTGTGCTGACGAGGGCGGGAAAGAAGGTCACCAGCACAATCACTGCCGCTTTTGAGGGCCAGTCAAAACCAAACCACATCACCGCAATCGGTGCGATGCCAACCAGCGGAATGGTGCTGGTCAGATTCGCCAGCGGTAACAAACCGCGTTGCAGAAACGGGAAGCGTTCAATCAAAATGCCCGTGAGCACGCCTAAACCACTGCCCAGCAGATAACCGATCACTACCGATTTTAAAACGGTTTGCACAAAGTCACCGGCCAGTAACCCGGCGTTCTCAACGATGGCCTGCACAATGGCAAATGGGGTAGGCAACAAAACTTGCGGCACCGCAAACACCGTGATCAGCAGTTGCCAGAAATAGAGCAACCAACCCCCAAACAAAGCAGCGACTGCACCGTTGGGCAGGCTGGGGTGATGACATTCCGTCAGGCGAGTTACCGTCAGTTGCGCCAGCAGCGCGAGGGCGATCACCTGCAACCAATAGCCGGATGCCGGTTGCGCCAACGCACCTAGGTGCACCAACTGACCTGCGGCCAGTGCAACCAGCAGCGTGAACAGGGCCGTAAACCAAAACCCAATCGGCACCCAAATCGCAGACAAGGCAGCCGCAATTAGCGTGACAGCAATCAGCATCGAGGGGCCATGCAGGGTGTAGATCAAGCCGGTTTCAATATATTGGAATGGCTGCGTTAACGAGATCAGCGTCAACAGCAACGCAAGTGTCAGGCTGATTGAGCCGGAAGCGGTTGTTTTCATGCTGGTCTCCTTGTGCGCATTACGAGACGTTCAATCAGACTGACCATGGCCGTGAGCAGTAACCCCAGCAGTGAAGCCATCACCAAGGCTGACCAGATCTGTACCGTGTTGCCGTAATACGATCCCGTCAGCAGACGAGCACCTAAACCAGCCTGTGCGCCAGTCGGTAATTCCGCCACCATGGTGCCGACCAGACCGCTGGCAATGGCCACCCGAAATGCCGGAAACAAAAAGGGCAGCGATGCCGGTAAACGCAACAACCAGAAAGTATCGACCTTGCCCGTGGCGTAGGTGTGCAGCAGCTCCATTTCCAGCCGTTGTGGTGAGCGTAAACCTTGTACCATCGCCACGGTGACGGGGAAAAAGCACAGATACATGGCAATCACCGCTTTTGGCAGTAAGCCTGTGATTCCCAGACTGCCTAAGATGATCAACACGATAGGCGCGATAGCGAGCACCGGTACGGTTTGTGAGGCGACAATCCAGGGCAGCAGGGCTTTATCCAGCGTTTTGGAGTGCACAATGCACACCGCTAACAGCAGCCCCAATACAACGCCCATGCCAAAACCGGTCAGCGCTGCGCTGGCCGTCACCCATGTGTGCAGCAGCAAGTTACGCGGTGAGGTGATCGACCATTTGGTCAGGCTGACCCAGATATCCTGAATGATCTGGTGGGGGGGGCGGTAAGATCGGGCGGCTCATCGAGAGTGTGGCATGAATCAGGTCGCTGTAACTCCAACTGCCATCTTTCGGCAACACGCGGGCGATGGCGCCAGACGCATTGAGCCCAACGGTTAAGCAATACCAAAACAGTAAACCAAACACGACGATCACGGACACGGGGATGACATGTTGGCGGAAGGAGTTAATGCTCATGGTGCCCCTCCGCCAATGCCTCTCTGACCTCATGCGCCAGTTGCATAAATTCGGGGGTATCGCGCAGCCCCAAGGTGCGTTCACGCGGTAATGGTGAATCGATAATTTTGACGATGCGACCGGGGCGTGGCGACATCACCACGATCTTGGTCGACAGATAAACCGCTTCCGAAATGGAATGGGTCACAAACACCACGGTGCGTTGTTCTTCACACCAGAGATCTTGTAGCTGCTGGTTCAGATTATCGCGGGTGATCTCATCCAGCGCGCCGAAAGGTTCATCCATCATCAGAATTTTGGGTTTAAAACCGAGTGCACGGGCAATCGACACCCGTTGTTGCATACCGCCGGATAATTGCCACGGGTATTTGCCCTCAAAACCGCTTAAGCCAACACGCGCGAGTTGCTCCCGCCCGATCTCTTCGGCTTCAGCGGCCATCTTGCCTTGGATCTGCAAGGGTAAGACGACGTTTTGCAATACGGTGCGCCACGGAAACAGCGCCGGAGCCTGAAACACATAACCGTATGCACCCGACAACCGTGCTTCCGATGGAGTCATGTCGTTGACCAGCAGCTCACCTGAGGTGATCGATTCCAGATCGGCGATTGCGCGCAGCAAGGTGGTTTTACCACAACCCGAGGGGCCGATCAGTGAGACAAACTCCCCCTGACGAATGGTCAGGTCGATGTCATGTAGTGCATGTACTGGTTTGTCAGCAGCGGGGTAAATCAGATTGGCATTGCGCGCCACAATAACTGGACGCGCCAATGCTGGCTCGGTTTGCACAGGCGACGATTCCGTCGTCAGCAGTTGAAGGGAATGTTTCATGGCGTCCACGCCTCTGCATTTTTTGACTGTTTGGTTAGGTTTTTCTTTGCAGAGGGCATGCCAATTTATAAAAAACCTATTTTTCAGCAGATTAAGCGGAATAAATGCGCGTGATGGGGCGATTAGTGATTGGTTAAAAAACAATCATGGTGCAGGTGGCAGGGCAAATGGTCCGAAATGGCGCAAATATTGACCAATGAGTCAGAATATTAGCGAAGAGGTTCTGTTTGATGTTCCCGCGAAGAAGCATAAATATGGTAACGATTTTTTCCGGCCTGTTTGGCTTGATACATCGCCTGATCGGCTTGTGCTAACAGATGTTCAGCCGGGATATTTTCCGATTGCGGATAAAAGGCGAGGCCGATGCTGGCGCTGACCTTGAGCTGCAAATCATCAATCAGAATAGTTTTGGCAATGACATGCAATAGTCGTTTTACTAAATGTAGTGAGTGGCTGAGTTCCTTACTGACATTGAGTAATGCGACAAATTCATCACCGCCGATGCGGGCTACCGTATCGGTTTCCCGTAAGGTCTTTTTCATCTGAACAGCCACCGCCATCAATAGTTGATCGCCGATGGCGTGCCCATAAGTGTCATTGATCTGTTTAAAACCATCGAGGTCGATATACGCGACAGTCAGTAGATTATCGGTTTGCTGGCATTGTTGCATGGCCAGCACTAATTTATCGGTCAGTAATTTGCGGTTAGGTAAGCCCGTCAGTAAATCATAATAGGCCTGTTGTTCCAGCTGTTTTTCATGTTGTTTTTGATGGGAAATATCTGACGCCAAACAAACATAGTGATGAGTTTCATTATTCTCATTTTTGACGGCACTGATGGTTTGCAGCTCCGCAAATATCTCGCCATTTTTGCGTCGGTTCCAGATCTCACCACTCCAATGACCTTCTTGCAGCAGCTGTTGCCAGAAGGTTTTATAGAATTGCAGATCTTGATAACCCGAGTGCAGAATGCGTGGATTTTTACCTAAAACTTCGGCTTCGCTATAACCGGTAATATCGGTAAAAGCTTGGTTGACCTGCACAATACGGCCATCCGGTTCGGTGATCAAAATGGCCTCTTTGGCTTCGGTAAAGACACTGGCCGCAAGCGATAGTTTCTCTTCGTTTCTTTTTTGCTCTGTAATGTCACTGAAACTGCTGATCACCGCATAGGGTTGGGGTTCATCCAGCCGGAACAGTGGCTGGCTATTCACACTGAGCCAAGTAATGCGACGCTCAAATTGAATACCCATGATGAAATTACGGATCGCTTTGCCAGAACGAATACATTGCTCGCTGGGATGTTCACTCAGTGGCAATGGTTTCCCGCTTTCGTTAAGACGTTGCCAAGGAAGCGACGACAGTTGTTTCTCTAATAGCTGGGACTTATTGACATCAAAAATGGCACACGCCTCTTCATTGACGGCAATGATTTGGTGTTGGGTATCTTGCAAAATACAACCGACCGGCAGACTGTCATGTAATGCGCGGTAACGGGCTTCGCTTTCCCGCAATTGAAGTTCGGCCAGTTTACTGGTGGTAATGTCCTGATGTGTCCCCGCCATTAATAAAGGGTGCCCTTGAATATCACGTTCCAGCACTTGGCCGCGACTTAATACCCAGATCCAGTGCTCTTGTTTATGCCGCATGCGTAATTCACATTCGTAATAATCAAGCTCACCGGAAAAATGTTGTGCCAGTAACATGTCGGCTTTTTCTACATCATCGGGGTGAACAAAACGCCGCCAGATTTGCATATCGAATGGGGCGATTTCATCCAGTGTGTAGCCTATCATTTCTGCCCAGCGGTTATTCAAGACGGCGGTGCCAGCCGGAATGTTCCACTCCCAGGTGCCAGCGCGGGTACCGGTAATGATATTTTCTAAGCGTTGACGTTTGACGCGAAGTAGCTCTTCCGCCTGAATGCGTTTAGTAATGTCATAAATCGTCGAATAGAGAAAATGTTGGTCATCAATGACGATGGGGCCGGAATGTACCTCTACCTGACGAATTTCCCCTGACGCCAATCGATGCGGAAACAAAAAGAAGGAGCGGCGCTCTGCCAGCGCTTGGGCCATTTCCTGTTTGATCTGCTCTTGAGTCAGGCAGTTAATATCACTGATCGCCAGTTGTAATAGTTGCGCGCGGGGATAGCCATAGAATTTTTCTGCTGCCTGATTGGCGTTTTCAATGTGCCCACTCGTGGGGTCAATCAGCAGGATCGGCGTTTTGGCTTGTTCGAAAAACAGCCGATAACTGTTTTTGGCCTGTAGCTGTAGATATTCGCTGAGCTCGGTTAATAGTGGTAATAACGCGGCTACCGGCTCGGGTTGCGCTGCTAATGCGTGCGTGAGTGCTGTGATCCGGTCATGCAGTTGGACGGGGTCATGAGCAATGGAATGACGCATGACCATCCTCCGGTGCGCTGGTAGTCGGCGTATACCATTTACCATAGCACTTTGCCGTCTTACTGCCAGAAAGAGAGTGCCTTTATTGAGTCTATTTTGACATATGAAGCACCTTTCTTTCGTTATAAGAACAGGTGCTTGTGGGTAGTTTATGCCGCCGCTGTATATTTTGGGGGCAAGTGATTGGCGGCGGGGTGGGCGTAGTTTACATGCGCCGTTTATTTCGGTTCACAGCCCAGCTCTTTTGATATTGAGTAAGATCGATGGTGGGATATCGGTATAGCAGAAATGAAAAAGCCCTGATTTGTCAGGGCTTTTTCAAAGTATTTGGCGGAGAGATAGCCCGCCAAATATAAGTCCAATGCGATACAAATATAAAAATAAAATACAATAATATCAATTTCATAGTTTGGATCGTGTCCGATCCAAACCAACGAAATCTAACAGGAATTTAAATTAAATGGCATACTGGATGGCATACCATAAATTTATTGATGAATACTATGGCAATACTTACGGACACTAAAGCTAGGAATGTAAAACCTGACGATAAACCTATTGCACATGGCGGTATAACTGGATTGGCGTTGCATCCCTCTGGGAGTAAAGGGCATGGTAAATGGGTTTTACGTTATGTAAGTCCTGTTACCGGAAAGCGCCGTAACGCTGGTCTGGGTACTTACCCTGAGGTTAGTATTGCTGAGGTAGGTAAATTAGCTCAAGAAATGCGTGGTCTAATTTCCAATGGAAAAGATCCGCTAGAAAAAATAGCTCTTACCGAAAACAAGCCTCAGATACCTACTTTTGAAGACGCAGCGCAGCAAGTTCACGCCAATTTATTGCCCAGTTGGAAAAATAAAAAACATGGAAAGCAATGGATCTCTACATTAGAGCAATATGTTTTTCCAGTTATTGGATCGACGACTCTCGACGCTATCTTACCTGCACACATAGCTAACGTACTTCAACCTATTTGGCTAGAAATACCGGAGACGGCAGGTAGGGTTAAACAGCGCATACACGCTGTCATGGCATGGGGTTGGGCTCATGGCTATTGTTCATCTAACCCTGTTGATGTTGTTGAGCATCTTTTACCGGCACAACCAAGTAAAAGCATTCGGACTGAACACCAACCAGCAATGCCTTGGCGTGAGTTGCCTCAATTTGTTCAGCATACCTTAAGAAGTTCTGAACGTTATGATGTGACTCGATTAGCCTTAGAATTTTTAATTCTCACTGCATGTCGTTCAGGTGAAATAAGGGGGTTGAAATGGTCTGAACTTGATTTACATGGTTGTATTTGGACTATTCCTGCAGAAAGAATGAAGGCTAAACAAGCGCACCGAGTACCGCTTACTCCACGATGTATTCAAATATTGAATACTGTAAAAGGATTGCATGACGAATTAGTTTTCCCTTCTCCAAGAGATCAAGTTGAATTGTCGGATATGGTATTCACATCCTTTTTGAGAAGGGTCAAAGCGTCAAGTAGCACGCCAAACAGGATTGCGACAGCACATGGATTTCGTTCAAGTTTTAGAGATTGGTGTAGTGAACAAGGGTATGCAAGAGATTTGGCTGAGCGGGCCTTAGCACATGCTATCCAGAATAAAGTTGAAGCAGCTTATCACCGTACTGATTTATTGGAAATGCGTCGAAATATGATGACAGTATGGAATGAGTTTATTTGCGGAGATATATGATAAGTAATAATTTAAGGTATTAGACTATCTTCTTTTTATATAACTGAATGAACTTTTATTTATAAGCCATCCAGTTATGTTTTTATGAAAGAAGAAATAATTAACATCCTTGCCTTTCGAATTCATCATCTATTAATGTTTCGATGATTTCTTTTATGCTGCATTTTTTTGTGATCTTTAGTTTATTTAATTTTTCTTTTGTTTCTATTGATATGCATATATTCAATGCTTTTGTGTTGTTTTTTTCTTTCTCTCTGTATTTCTGCTGAGCTCCATTTTTTGATAGTTGGCTTTTTAGTAGTTTCTTTTCTGACTCTCTATCAAGAAGGTCATATAAGGTTATAATTGTAGCTTTTGCCTTTCTCTCATTCTCTTTTTGATCTGCACTAGAAATATCAACCCATTCTGGGATTTTCTTATTTAATAAGTTGTCAGCAATGTAAGACCATGACCACATTGTTAGCTCTTCATTTCTATTTAACCAATCTATAATTTCAGTTCTATTTTTTATAGAGTCCCACTTCTCCTTTATTGATGACATCAGGCTTTTTTGTATATTTAATGGTTCGCCCCATGAATCAAAAAATAATTTAATACTTTCAGTTTTGCTCTTCAAATCAGTAATATTTTCTTCTAAGCGCATTTCTTTATATGGGTGGTTTTTGCGATGTGTTTTGTAAAACTCACTTTGCTTGTTTGTAATCCCATTATCTAAGTCAAAGCTTATTTCTATATCACTTTTTGAGGATTTGAAAGTGCTGATCTTTAATGAAGTCCAAACAAAATCAACAAGCCTTTGGTTGTCAATTGAGATCCAATTAAATTCATTATCATTTAATGTGTTTTTATGGAAATAGCATTCCAATTCCATAATTAGTTTTTT is a window of uncultured Tolumonas sp. DNA encoding:
- a CDS encoding PAS domain S-box protein yields the protein MRHSIAHDPVQLHDRITALTHALAAQPEPVAALLPLLTELSEYLQLQAKNSYRLFFEQAKTPILLIDPTSGHIENANQAAEKFYGYPRAQLLQLAISDINCLTQEQIKQEMAQALAERRSFFLFPHRLASGEIRQVEVHSGPIVIDDQHFLYSTIYDITKRIQAEELLRVKRQRLENIITGTRAGTWEWNIPAGTAVLNNRWAEMIGYTLDEIAPFDMQIWRRFVHPDDVEKADMLLAQHFSGELDYYECELRMRHKQEHWIWVLSRGQVLERDIQGHPLLMAGTHQDITTSKLAELQLRESEARYRALHDSLPVGCILQDTQHQIIAVNEEACAIFDVNKSQLLEKQLSSLPWQRLNESGKPLPLSEHPSEQCIRSGKAIRNFIMGIQFERRITWLSVNSQPLFRLDEPQPYAVISSFSDITEQKRNEEKLSLAASVFTEAKEAILITEPDGRIVQVNQAFTDITGYSEAEVLGKNPRILHSGYQDLQFYKTFWQQLLQEGHWSGEIWNRRKNGEIFAELQTISAVKNENNETHHYVCLASDISHQKQHEKQLEQQAYYDLLTGLPNRKLLTDKLVLAMQQCQQTDNLLTVAYIDLDGFKQINDTYGHAIGDQLLMAVAVQMKKTLRETDTVARIGGDEFVALLNVSKELSHSLHLVKRLLHVIAKTILIDDLQLKVSASIGLAFYPQSENIPAEHLLAQADQAMYQAKQAGKNRYHIYASSREHQTEPLR
- a CDS encoding tyrosine-type recombinase/integrase, which translates into the protein MAILTDTKARNVKPDDKPIAHGGITGLALHPSGSKGHGKWVLRYVSPVTGKRRNAGLGTYPEVSIAEVGKLAQEMRGLISNGKDPLEKIALTENKPQIPTFEDAAQQVHANLLPSWKNKKHGKQWISTLEQYVFPVIGSTTLDAILPAHIANVLQPIWLEIPETAGRVKQRIHAVMAWGWAHGYCSSNPVDVVEHLLPAQPSKSIRTEHQPAMPWRELPQFVQHTLRSSERYDVTRLALEFLILTACRSGEIRGLKWSELDLHGCIWTIPAERMKAKQAHRVPLTPRCIQILNTVKGLHDELVFPSPRDQVELSDMVFTSFLRRVKASSSTPNRIATAHGFRSSFRDWCSEQGYARDLAERALAHAIQNKVEAAYHRTDLLEMRRNMMTVWNEFICGDI